The Macaca fascicularis isolate 582-1 chromosome 11, T2T-MFA8v1.1 genome includes a region encoding these proteins:
- the INHBE gene encoding inhibin beta E chain isoform X2: protein MGSVTPAATSCHFPDCLLIPTDSTSAYSSLLTFHLSTPRSHHLYHARLWLHMLPTLPGTLCLRIFRWGPRRRHQRSRTLLAEHHITNLGWHALTLPSSGLRGEKSGVLKLQLDCRPLEGNNSTVTGQPRRLLDTAGHQQPFLELKIRANEPGAGRARRRTPTCEPATPLCCRRDHYVDFQELGWQDWILQPEGYQLNYCSGQCPPHLAGSPGIAASFHSAVFSLLKANNPWPASTSCCVPTARRPLSLLYLDHNGNVVKTDVPDMVVEACGCS from the exons ATGGGGTCAGTGACTCCTGCAGCCACTTCTTGTCACTTCCCCGACTGCCTACTGATACCAACAG ACTCCACTTCAGCCTACAGCTCCCTGCTTACCTTTCACCTGTCCACTCCTCGGTCCCATCACCTGTACCATGCCCGCCTGTGGCTGCACATGCTCCCCACCCTTCCTGGCACTCTTTGCTTGAGGATCTTCCGATGGGGACCAAGGAGGAGGCACCAAAGGTCCCGCACCCTTTTGGCTGAGCACCACATCACCAACCTGGGCTGGCATGCCTTAACTCTGCCCTCTAGTGGCTTGAGGGGTGAGAAGTCTGGTGTCCTGAAACTGCAACTAGACTGCAGACCCCTAGAAGGCAACAACAGCACAGTTACTGGACAACCAAGGCGGCTCCTGGACACAGCAGGACACCAGCAGCCCTTCCTAGAGCTTAAGATCCGAGCCAATGAGCCTGGAGCAGGTCGGGCCAGGAGGAGGACCCCCACCTGTGAGCCTGCAACCCCCTTATGTTGCAGGCGAGATCATTACGTAGACTTCCAGGAACTGGGATGGCAAGACTGGATACTGCAGCCCGAGGGGTACCAGCTGAATTACTGCAGTGGGCAGTGCCCTCCCCACCTGGCTGGCAGCCCGGGCATTGCTGCCTCTTTCCATTCTGCcgtcttcagcctcctcaaagcCAACAATCCTTGGCCTGCCAGTACCTCCTGCTGTGTCCCTACTGCCCGAAGGCCCCTTTCTCTCCTCTACCTGGATCATAATGGCAATGTGGTCAAGACGGATGTGCCAGATATGGTGGTGGAGGCCTGTGGCTGCAGCTAG
- the INHBE gene encoding inhibin beta E chain isoform X1: MGLPVVQLWLVLLWTLVRAQGTGSVCPSCGGSKLAPQAERALVLELAKQQILEGLHLTSRPRITHPPPQAALTRALRRLQPGSVAPGNGEEVISFATVTDSTSAYSSLLTFHLSTPRSHHLYHARLWLHMLPTLPGTLCLRIFRWGPRRRHQRSRTLLAEHHITNLGWHALTLPSSGLRGEKSGVLKLQLDCRPLEGNNSTVTGQPRRLLDTAGHQQPFLELKIRANEPGAGRARRRTPTCEPATPLCCRRDHYVDFQELGWQDWILQPEGYQLNYCSGQCPPHLAGSPGIAASFHSAVFSLLKANNPWPASTSCCVPTARRPLSLLYLDHNGNVVKTDVPDMVVEACGCS, encoded by the exons ATGGGGCTCCCTGTTGTCCAGCTCTGGCTGGTGCTGCTGTGGACACTGGTGCGGGCACAGGGGACAGGGTCTGTGTGTCCCTCCTGTGGGGGCTCCAAACTGGCACCCCAAGCAGAACGAGCTCTGGTGCTGGAGCTAGCCAAGCAGCAAATCCTGGAGGGGTTGCATCTGACCAGTCGTCCCAGAATAACTCATCCTCCACCCCAGGCAGCGCTGACCAGAGCCCTCCGGAGACTACAGCCGGGGAGTGTGGCTCCAGGGAATGGGGAGGAGGTCATCAGCTTTGCTACTGTCACAG ACTCCACTTCAGCCTACAGCTCCCTGCTTACCTTTCACCTGTCCACTCCTCGGTCCCATCACCTGTACCATGCCCGCCTGTGGCTGCACATGCTCCCCACCCTTCCTGGCACTCTTTGCTTGAGGATCTTCCGATGGGGACCAAGGAGGAGGCACCAAAGGTCCCGCACCCTTTTGGCTGAGCACCACATCACCAACCTGGGCTGGCATGCCTTAACTCTGCCCTCTAGTGGCTTGAGGGGTGAGAAGTCTGGTGTCCTGAAACTGCAACTAGACTGCAGACCCCTAGAAGGCAACAACAGCACAGTTACTGGACAACCAAGGCGGCTCCTGGACACAGCAGGACACCAGCAGCCCTTCCTAGAGCTTAAGATCCGAGCCAATGAGCCTGGAGCAGGTCGGGCCAGGAGGAGGACCCCCACCTGTGAGCCTGCAACCCCCTTATGTTGCAGGCGAGATCATTACGTAGACTTCCAGGAACTGGGATGGCAAGACTGGATACTGCAGCCCGAGGGGTACCAGCTGAATTACTGCAGTGGGCAGTGCCCTCCCCACCTGGCTGGCAGCCCGGGCATTGCTGCCTCTTTCCATTCTGCcgtcttcagcctcctcaaagcCAACAATCCTTGGCCTGCCAGTACCTCCTGCTGTGTCCCTACTGCCCGAAGGCCCCTTTCTCTCCTCTACCTGGATCATAATGGCAATGTGGTCAAGACGGATGTGCCAGATATGGTGGTGGAGGCCTGTGGCTGCAGCTAG